The window TAAAAGTTTGCACTTTTCCATCCACTCCTCTTTTTTTCTTATAGATCCATCTACAACCAATGGGTTTGACTCCAGTAGGTGGTTCTACAAGATCCCAGACTTGATTGGAGTACATGGACTCCATTTCAGATTTCATAGCAACAACCCATTTATCAACATCTGTATCCTGTAGTGCTTCGTCGTAATTAAGAGGTTCTGTATTAGGCTCTTCAGGGATTCTATCATAAGATTGTCCCAAAAGTACAATCCGAAAAGGTTTTTTAATAATTCTCCTACTACGACTAGTCACTACAGGTGCAGttggattttgttgttgaatcACAACATCATTTTCCGGAACTGAAGCCTCAATGTTATCCTCCACACCTTGTGGTATTGGAATATCCTTAACTTCTTCCTGAAGTGCAGGATGCACAACAATTTTATTTTGCTCAATAATCTGAGGTTGCTCAACGTTACTCCCACTACTTTGGGGGTAGTAAGAGGTCAGGCAATTGCTCTTGTGTGTTCTGCTGCCTATTGATATTTCTCCCACTATGATAATGCATTGGTATGTCAATACTAGCTTCCGAGATATGTTCCAGAGATGAGTCATTAGTTATTCCATTACTTAATTCCTGTAAAACCAATTTACTTATAGGAATATGGTTCATTAAATAGCCATCTTCTAAAAATCTGGCATTTGTCGTAAcaattaccttcttttctttggaaaaataaaataaacctccTTTAGTTCCTTTTGGATATCCAATAAAAATGCATACTTCTATCCTCGATTCCAATTTATCCGCTTTCCCTTTCAGCATATGTGTTGGACAATCCCAAACCCGAATGTGCCGTAAACTTGGCTTGCGGACAGTCTACAATTCTGCTAGGGTTGAAGGTACTTAATTAGAAGGAACCAAATTTAGAATGTAATTTGTTGTTTCTAAGGTAtatccccaaaaagaaaaaggcaAATCAGAATAACTTAGCATTGATCTAACCATTTCCAAAAGGGTTCTATTTCttctttctgccacaccatttttgTTGTGGTATTCCAGGGGTAGATAATTGAGATATAATTCCACAATCTGATAAGTATTTAATGAATGCCGCAGAAAGGTACTCACCATCACGATCAATTCGCAATGTTTTGATATATTTGTCATGTCGTTTCTCCATTTCCGTCTTAAATTCTTTGAATTTCACAAAGCATTCAGACTTACGGCGCAATAGATAAATATATTCATATTTTGAGTAATCATAtgtgaaagtcacaaaatattCAAAACCACCTCTTGCTTGTATATTCATAGGGCCACAAAAATCACAATGAATTAATTCTAACTTATCGCTGGCTCTATTTCCTTTTGAGGGAAAATATCTCTTGGTCATTTTACCTTCTAAAGAGGATTCACATATTGGAAGTGCCTCTATTTTCAATGAACTCAAAGGTCCATCAGAGACCAACCTCGAAATCCTATTTAAATTTATATGACCTAGACATAAGTGCCACAaataagtttgactcaattcAGAAATACGTTTTCTTTTATGTGGCAGACTAATGTTATTTAATTCTTTTAGTTGTAGTACATGAGGAGATATATCAAGAATAAAAAGGTCATATACTCAAGCAGCAGTGTAGATAAAACGTTTATTAAACTTAATAACATCAGAGTTATTAGCAAAATAAACATTATAACCAACATCCATTATTTTCGAAACAAAAATTAAATTCCTTCTAATAGTAGGTACATAGAGAACATCTTTCAAAACTAAAACTCTATCACTACTAAACGAAACTCTAATATCTCCTAATGCAAAAGCTGGTGTTAGCTCACAATTGGCTTGAAAAATGCCAACTTCATTCTTACTTAGCCGCCACATTTCATGAAACCCCTGCAAAGTAGTGCCAGATATGATTAGTGGCTCCTGAACTACACACCAAAATATGGTAGAGACAACCGCTAAACAAGTTTCAATGATATTTAAATTCGAATTACCTTGCTTATTCAACTTTGCCAGATAGGCAGGGCATTGTTTTTTTGTGATGCCCAGGTTGCTTGTAATGATAGCACCCAGGTGCCAAAACCTTTTaagccttcttcttttttttaccaCCTTTTGACTTAGAAACCGAAGCTTTCTCAACATTCAGTGCCACAACTAGAGCTTGTTGTTTGATAATAGATTCTGCCGCTTGCATCTCATTCAACAATTTTGCCAGTGACAAATCCATTTTGTTCATATTATAGTTCAAGCGAAATTGTTGAAAACTGTCAGGCAGAGTCTGCAGGACCATGTCAACTTGAGATTCCGTATCAATCACAGCTCCAAGGACCTCCAGTTCATTCAGAAGACCCATTATCTTTAGAACATGGTCCTTTACCGATGATCCTTCGTCCATCTTGGTGTTCAAAAGGGCTTTCACGGTTGTCTGCTTAGCCGTACGATTTTTCATACAGAACATCTCTTTGTGACTTTTGAGCATGTCATAAGCAGACCCCATAGACTGATGTTGATGTTGCAAAACATTCGCCATAAAGGCAAGAATGTAACATCGCACCATCTCATCAGCCTTGACCCATTTGTCATAGGCCTTAACCTGATTATCAGTAGCTTCTTCGTCAGGTTTTTCTGGGCACTCCTCAGTGATCACAAATTTGTTACCTTCAGTAGTTAGGACAATATCAAGGTTTCTTTTCCAGTCAACATAATTCGGTCATTCTAACTTGCTTTGGTTCAAGATTGAGGTAAGTGGGTTGAATGAAGACATGGTTATTCTGAGAGATATTCATATTAAATAGATCAttagttatgtaattaaaataattaaatttaaaataacaCATTACACATATAACCATGCTCATTGAACAGTTAGATTCGTTAGAGAAACTTAACTATTCACACAAAATATATGAGTTATGTAAAATATTTACCCCATAAATTAAAACAGGACCAACTCAGATGGAGACTAAACTATTAATTTAAGATAGGTAAATATCGCTTTTATGAACTCTAGTTCATTGAATCAACATGCAACTCAGTTGGAACAGTTGGAGAGTTAATACAAGTAACCAAATAACTAGAGGCAAAACTACAGTAATGACCTATAATGGACTTATCCGATGTGGATGAAGACCTATGTCAACATACAGATTCATTATATTATTGTAAAGCATGTTTGGAAACAGTGGGAATTGAACCCTACCATCACCGtttcttaaaaaaaaattattaagtttttttccaaaaaatagaaaaatggccaAAAACCCATCTAAACGACCCTGAATGCCCAAACAACGATGTGCATCATGAGAACAACTCATGTGTATTTCTCACTGGGTCATTTTCGATGAACTTACCAAATTTAAGTTCAATCAGAGTTCGACAGAATTTCAGAATTCCAATTTATAACCTATTTGCAAATTccgtttttggcgttttaaggtCTTTGATTATTTTGACTCGTTCATATCACATAATATATTTATGTATGTTAATCCATGATttcataactcaaaataatattattattatagagtcatttttatatatataaaaaatattttcgaacAAACATGGGAAAACAACTATAAAGCCCCGGAAAACTTTTGCTAAGTATTATGATCTCGCtcaagctttaagttggaaacaAAGGTGTGTGAAAAGATATGAAGGTATAAAATACATAAATCTTATGTTTATAAGGTTGAATGGATGGTTATAAGAGGAGAGGAGTAAACTGGAACACATTGGAGATATTTAAGGGATGAACATGACCTTAGCCGCACATGACCTAATTTCAATGAGCATATCTATCAATAAATAATGAATTGagctttgatatatatatatatatatatatatatatatatatatatatatatatatatatatatatatatatatatatatatatatatatatatatatatatatataaaggaagctctggaattctagtttctaacactttaaCCCGTTTGTCATTTCGATGTTCCTATAAAAGGTTATAGGCGTTTTACTGAAGACTATCCTGTCAGAAAAATGGGTCGCGTTTTGGGCGCCCAGGAGGGCGCCAGGCACGAATCAAAACGCCAAAGTTAGAAGTAAAATTTTTGGGGCATTTTGGGTGGCGCTGGACACGGACCGTGACGCCAAAGGTGTGAAAATGAAATAAAAGGGACCGGGAGAGAGAAAATAGCCttatttttttaaagattaaACCTCCCCTCTCATCCTCAAGTCATCCAAGAGTTCTCATACTACCTAAGTTGAGTTTTCAATGTGATTAACATTAGAATACTACTTCCAAACATCAATTCTAacaaaattccatctcaaaatCGCTAGATTCTCAACAAGAACTCAAGAACTAGGTCTCTCCACTAACCTAGGGTTTCACGATTCAAGGTAAGTTTCGTAACCACTTTCAACCACTATTGTTGAAGAGGTTTATGGTTGATATTTGCTCCTATGAACTACTACACGAACTTAGATTAACGATGAACCCTAGAAGGAGAGAAGAATCAAATCTAGGGTTTCTATATTTTGGACATCTTGGAACTTCTAGTATTGATtcttaaattaattatatatagaTTTGTTTGGTGAGTTGAACCCATTGGATTGGAGCAAACGAAGGTATTCAAAATCAAGGAATCAAGGTGAATAGAGACAATACTTTTACTAAAGTTGTCTTCTCACAAAGATCATGCCATAAGTTATTGTTAGACTATATAGGGTATTAATGTGGGCTCTGAATGGAATGAATGGACTCACATTATCCATTAGAATTGTAGAAAAGATCTTAGATGATTATCATGGTTAATAATTCAAGAATAGTCTATTGTTCCATAAATCACGTCTTATGCATTCATGACTTGCATATGTTTCTTTAATAGATAAACCATATTGAAAATTTCTTTTACATGATTTTATGGAACTGTTTTGACGAGAACTATGAAGATATATCATTGTTTTAAATTTTGTGATGCAAGAATTACTCAGAAGAACATTTTGGGAGTTTTCTTAGATCTCTGAGAAGGGTTTATAGCCTCTAGTGGTTTATATTACCCCGAAACTACTCGTGCTAGAGAAGGAGATTAGTATACCGTTGGTTCGAGCACTATGATAGAAGTGCCCTGGTAAGGCACAAAAACGCGAGCATGCTAGAACCTTGAACTGTGAGGCATCACATGAATGGGGTCCAGGCGATTGGGCCGGGATCGTCCACCATACCGATCATATGGTGACATTTTTAGAATCAGAATCAGAAAGAATGTCAGAATCAATGGAGCTCcccagaaaagaaaagaaacgaaacaaaaagaaaatgctTTGAAAAATTTACAAGGATTGTTTCAAGAAAGTTTATATATCTATCTATTTGaatttgttttattatttttttcagaaaagaagagaaaagaaaagaagagaatttTTATGAATGACATCAAGAAGAACTTTATACTAGATATATGAGTCGTTTCAAATCTTCATCAAAAACTTTTAGAATTTTCTTATATCATGCATACATACTTCTTTCTGAGTCTCGTTCCAGCTTTAGTGGAAGGATTGctttacttattgagtaccatCGTGGTGTACTGACATTCTCTTCATGGGAATCTATATTGACCTATGTCAATGTAGGCACAGATTTTGCAGGTAAGCAGGCTACGAGCTAGGATATTCTCCTACCATTACTAGAAGATTTGGTGAGCTCCATTTTAGTTCGTGGAGTTCGTTGATTCCAAAATTTTGTCTTATTATTTCAGTATttcttagaggcttcatagacagaGTCATGGGTGTCCACTTTgcattatatttattttttaatatattcaagataacggaatgaatttctttttaaaatattattttatttgaagATTCAGAAAAGTATTTACTTTAAATCATACCGAATTgtgttgagatgcattgcataacATAAATAGAACAGAATAGAGAAGCTaagatggttcgctcggtcaagttaaggcaccgagtgccggttACGACTTGGTTAGAaatcgggtcgtgacaacaacaCTATTTTCACCCGTTCAAAATATCATTGTTCATACTTACGTATATTAATCCATAATTTCAGAACTAATAGTATTCAAAACAGTCACATTTTTATTAAAACAACATTGTTATTATGGACAAAAAATGCAACAAAAATAGATTGTCATAAAATATAACACTACTGTTTATGCATATGTATATTAATCCACAATTTCATAACTAAAATAGTAGTCACGTTTTTGACAGAATAACCATACAAAACATCATTGTATTATGTATCTACCGTTTTTATAGAATAATCATACCAAACATGTATCATTTAACAACACGTTTTAGTATTACTCTATTCATGATGTATTACATTATCTAGTTAGATGTAAGACGGcgtctgataccaattgttagaaCATGTGCAGCGGAAGCAAGCATACAATTCAGACATCACATACACGTAGACTAGACAACGATATAAAATTACGAGTTTAGAACCACTAACCTCTTGAAAACGTTGCACAGGTCCTCCTCAGAGCAAGAATCCAGGGCTGCAGTCTTCTGTTATGGTCCTAGTAAAGCCTTGGATGAAAATTGCTTTGAGTGGGTAAGAACAATACAACTCTTTAAAATAGTTATTGGGTGAAAAACGTCTTACTTAAGTAGactcgtttttcagccaaaagagGGCTCCAAAAACGTGTAGGATTTTGCTTGTGCAAGTAGAATCCTACGCTAACTCTCAAGGATGACTTTTCTCTCAAATCACTTTTTTTTACCCAATTCAGTctagatttttactaggtatAGCGGGGACCACAGAAACAATAAGAGCCTACCAATTATAGCACTAATTCGAAAATTTGCATGAATTAATTCTTACTATAAATTATAGTTTATTTCACTAAAAAACTATAATTGAACTCCTCAATATGAATTTCAAAAATTCActaacacttattttaactcTCCATGTTAAGATCACAAATAccagttaattaaattaaatcactgaaaatttaatttaatcaactaattaaattctttataATTCTGCTTAAACTGTTTCATGTGATGGATACAAAATCTATCGGCCGAGTTTTCACATGTAAATATATAAGCTTACATAAAGGGGTATCATCAAACTTAAAACCGAAtcatggattctatcaactaattattatttcacaaacGCTATTCATTATTTTCCAATCTATTAGGCATACACTAACTCTGAATAGAGTTGTATTTTTTGATAAATCTAAACAATAAACAAATCACATtgatcataataattatatcaagattaggagtataagctcatttaatgaatttgaaaaaatattttatatatattcagtacaaaaatatattttctctaCTTGATTCGTTTAGTATACACTAAGTATACTAGCATAAGAAGTCGGAGTAAAATTACTCCCATAATCAAGACAAATTATACTTTAATCTTGTGCTATAATCATCAAGATATTTTATCCAATAGTATCTTCAATTGTGAATatagtttattaattatgagaacTGACAATTTAATCTTCTGTGCATGAGCTAAGACTCCATATACTAAATTGTCTACTACATAACTAAAGGACACATATGTAAtaaatgatctatttaaaataatactttattgaattgaataagtcAAATAAACAATTGTTCCATAAAGAATAAAATACAATATTATGTCTAAACCGCATGGTTAATAATATATCCAAacaaatacacacacacacacacacatatatatatacatacaattTTTCCGACTATTTATTTTTAGAGTGGTTATACAGTGTCATTTCTCTGATTTTATGATGAGAATTTAGTAGTGGTACATGAAAATATTTACCGTTGAATCCAGTAGGTGTTTGCTAAGAAAATTCTATCTCTCATAATCGAGTATTAATTAGGTGTCGCTTCAAAATTGAAATGCATTTTTAGaaaaatagaaatatatataGTTTTTAAGTTTTTACCAAAAACTTAAAAACCacatttgtttattttttttttgggggggggggggtcctttTTGGTTTGGATTGCAAACAATGGGGGTGTTTTGGTTTGGAATGCAAACAATCTCTCCGATAGCCAACTTCTTTGAAATGTAAGAAGTCTTCACCGAAATGGAAAGTGCAGATTTCGTCAATATATCCACAACGACCCAAATAGCATCAATCTTCCTCAAAGTCCGTAGTAATCCTACCATAAAGTCCATAGAATGCTCCTATTTTGACTCCGATATAATTAACCTCGGAGTCAAATCACTTAGTTTCTAatgttcatacttcacttgctggtaATTCAAACATCGTGAAACCTGCCCAACAATATCCTTCTTTATCATCCGCCAACGGTAATGATGTTtcaagtcacaatacatcttcATGACACATGAATAAATAGAATACCTTAAATTGTAAGTCTCCTCAAAAATCAACTCCcttaagccatcaacattaggaacataaATCTGACACTGAAATcctaatacaccatcatctccaataactATCTTCTTGACACTATCTCGCTGCACCGTCCTAAGGTATATATATGTAGCTTAATCTCCAAGAATATTTTCTCTCAAATCAATAATAATGATGCTCGTAATTTGACACTTTAATGTGAACACATAAAGGATAAACCTACTCGTCTTTTCTTACTAGGCTTTATAGAGGATCTTTCCTAGTTCTCTTTTGCTATTCTATCCGCTTCTATcgaaaagaagaacaaaaaaaacaaacaaactGATGTATTGTCCTTTTCAAAACAAACTAATTCAACAAGAAAAGTTGAAGAGACAGGAAAGTACGTGGAGACTCTTCTTTCACCAACTCAGCCAACTTTAACTATTATTATAATGTTAAAAAATTACACATCTTGAATAAGCTCCATATTATATACTTAAGTTTTTTTTCCACCAACCccaccaaataaaaaaaaaaaaaacacaaatttTCCACTATAAATAACCAAAACATTCTTCAATCATCTCATAACCAAAACTTCCTCTTCTCACAAGATATTTCAACTTTTCCTTCAAccacaaaaaaaataaaagaccaAACTTATTACCATGGCTACAACTAATAACAAAAACCTCACTATTACTGAAAAAGTTTATGTTAGAGTTCGTCTTGCAAATGAAGCTGATATTTCCCATATATACAAACTCTTTTACCAAATTCATGAATATCACAATTACACTCATCTCTACAAAGCCACTGAATCTTCACTTTGTGATCTTCTTTTTAAAGCAAACCCTAATCCTCTCTTTTATGGACCATCAGTACTTTTACTCGAAGTTTCGCCAACCCCTTTTGAAAATACCAAAAAAGATGAAAAATTCAAGCCAGTTTTGAAAACATTTGATCTTAGAGCAACAGTTGAGGACAAAGAAGCTGAGGAATTTAAGTCCAAATCATGTGGAGATGAAAAGGAAGATGTTTTTATTGCTGGATATGCGTTTTTTTACGCgaattattcgtgcttttatgATAAAGCTGGGATTTATTTTGAGAGTCTTTATTTTAGGGAGAGTTATAGGAAGTTAGGAATGGGAGGTTTGTTGTTTGGAACTGTTGCTTCTATTGCTGCAAATAATGGGTTTGCTTCAGTTGAAGGAATTGTGGCTGTTTGGAACAAGAAATCTTATGATTTTTATGTTAATATGGGAGTTGAAATATTTGATGAATTTAGGTATGGGAAGTTGGTTGGTGATGCTCTACAAAAATATGCTGACAAGGAGAAGGTTTAATTTGatgaaaatatataattttagcACTTCTTGTTTTGTGGCGGTGGGATGTAATATTTCTTTGCCTGTTTGTAAAAGCAACATGTTGAATATGTATTATTTGTGTTTTAAGAAATTTGGATAAATAAACATTGTATTATTACTAAAATTTGCAGGTGTTTTAATGAAGTAATCTTCATAAGGATATAAATTAGCAGTCTTTCTTCTTTTTGGTTCCCTTTAAAATTTTAGTACGATTTGGATTGAATATTTGTCCTTTAACCATATTAAACTACTtagaaattttattaaaatagtTGTTGAAAGAATATAATTAGCCGTATTAGTCGAGAATCATTTTCTTTTGTCCGGAAAGCGAAAGAGAGTATCCACTTTGATACATAAAAGGATCAGCTGCGAGATTTCAAGCTTATGGGTTTGAAATTCTAATCATTTGAAGttattgagttctaaattaataatttatacatattcaataaaaGTTTTAAGATAAATGCAAGGTTCGAATTAAAACTATTGGGTTCGGCCGAATCCGCTTTTGTcactctagctccgcccctgtgAAGGATAGTAGATAATTTGGTACTCTGTGTAAGAAGAGGCGGCGAAATTATGATTTGAACTTTATGAGTTCTAAATACTAAAATTGCCCCGTATACGTAGCTAACCTACAAGACTTCACATACCCCAAAGTAACAAGTTGTGCAATACGAGACTTTTTGTTTTTCACCTGCTGCCAAACAAGAAGATTAACACGCATTTGACCTAGTTCAAGTTTTGAGTTATAACATTGATAACTACTAACAGAAAGTTGAAAACAAAAACGGAGTACTAAAAGTATCTGAAATTTTGTGGTTTTAGTAAAATCTTGAATCTCTCAACTTAAATAGAATGGAAAGAATATGAGCTGTGGACGAAAATTTGATAGCTTACAACCAATTATAATAACTTGGTAAGCTATCCTCCTTGTAAAATTAATGGTGGACGGCAACGCCAAATATATCGGACAAATAGTACATGCTAATTGCTAAGTATAGTACCAAAAACATAAGTAATGAATCGGATCACTTCACCCTTAACCAGAAGTTACGAGTTCGAACCTTAGGAATGAAGAAAATTTTGGTAATTCGGAGAACTTCATTTTTAATAGGACTCACGTGAGAATCTTGATTAGTGGGGCACCAATGCAAGTATTAGACACCGAAGagaaaggaaaaggaaaacaaaagTTAGTTTTTAATGAGATAAAAATAGTAATTAAGTAGAGGTTTAATGCACCTAGTCAAAAAGGCTTTTAAAAAATCATCAGGCTTAATCACTAAGAATCCCACTGTGCAACGAACATAAATATTATCATGGAGAGCTACCTCTATATCGGTATATTCCTGATATAATTCGCACTGAAGCGCTAAAAATGACATTAATTTTTAGCGACTTAATTAATTATGATATACCAACTTCCCACCAAATCTACTTCTGAAACCCTACGTTATAACTTTATTAGAAAAGATGTGAAGAATTTTTCATCTCCATACCACTTTCTTGCTTATCTATACATGGAAAATATAACAAGCCTTTTCACCTTCCACAATGATTAATCTCCCATTTGCTCTTTGTTCTTATTACTGATGATAAAATATATTATCAACTCAAAAGTATCATTTCATTATATTCAAGCAATGATTATATCTGATAACTCCTTTTGTCCTAATTTGTGTTACAGAGTTTGGATTTAAACAATGATAATATCTAATACTCCATCTACCCTAATTTATGTATTGGAGTTCGGATTAAATAATGATCATATCTGATACTCCGTCAGTCCCAATTTATGTAGCGGAGTTCGAATTTAAGCAGCAAACATATTTGATACTCCCTCTCAAATATCGccatataaattgaaacgaaacaaataaatattatggtCTTAAAGGTCCGCACCACCAAAGACGtgaattatattaaataaataaataaatattaagaAAGTGGTGTATTCTACTTAAGCAATGATCATATTTGATAAAGCTTAAGAAGGTGATGTATTTGGACAGTCTCCATAACCATTTCGAAGTGTGTCTATTAGAAAATTGCAATCAACTCGTTGATTCAAAAAGTAATTAAAGActtcttaaaataatttattccTGGCACACCATCCATAAGTGCTCGAAATTCCTCATTACATAATCGAATTTTTCCAATTATCGTAAAAATTGATTCGATTCAAAAAGATGATTTTTATCATACATATCTTGACTTTATTTTAGTTAGTCGTACTATTGTTTGGAAAAGTCCCTAATACAAATATTTTATGAGCAACTTCATCGGCTACAATTTTGATATCATAGTGTGGCAATTTAATAGACATTTGCAGAATGCAAGGACAATTAAACGGAAAATTGTAGATCTTATCAATTAAACGTTTATATAGAGCTAGGcaatatgtataatatatattgTATCAAAATTAATTAGCTATTGAGATTATCAATTTGCAGTTGTTTGTACATGGTTAATTTTGACATGCTTCGTCTAAATTAACACTGTACGGATAGAATCTTTTGTTCCCACAATACCATTTAAGGTATTTTTATATAATGAGTATATAGCAACGATCATCCAAAAAgtattaaaaagaaagaaaaaaatataggCATTACTTTAtgcctttattttctttaaaaacaTGCTATGATGGTCTATAATGGATACGTTAATTTTATTATGTCAATTAACTAGTATTTTATTTCGGTAGGTTTAAATTCGTAAAAATATACATGAATGGCTAGTGCCAAAGTCGGTCGTAGAATATTTAAAGTAGCCAATAGATTTAATTTGAAAGGATATATACcattgtatttttctcaaaatataTTTAGGGACTTATAATTTCATTTAGGAAATACAAATCTAAAATGTACACATAACCATTTTTAAAAAAGAAGTTAGAATAAAAAATTTCTTTTGTGTAAAGCTAAAGGCATACATCAAAGGATCATCACACAGTCCATATCCACTTTTGGTTTTGTCAAGAAGTGGATATGAACGATATCACCAATTGTGGAATATATAGAAAGTcaattttatcttcttcttttttcaaagaaaagtcttttttttttaaaataaatatttatatatggAGAAAAAAGTAACTTTACCTACCTTTTGAAATTCAGGGTGGGTTGGTGGACGACGAGTATTCCATCATCATAACCTAATACACTCGTATTTATTTTTGACACAT is drawn from Nicotiana tomentosiformis chromosome 12, ASM39032v3, whole genome shotgun sequence and contains these coding sequences:
- the LOC104112463 gene encoding tyramine N-feruloyltransferase 10/30; this translates as MATTNNKNLTITEKVYVRVRLANEADISHIYKLFYQIHEYHNYTHLYKATESSLCDLLFKANPNPLFYGPSVLLLEVSPTPFENTKKDEKFKPVLKTFDLRATVEDKEAEEFKSKSCGDEKEDVFIAGYAFFYANYSCFYDKAGIYFESLYFRESYRKLGMGGLLFGTVASIAANNGFASVEGIVAVWNKKSYDFYVNMGVEIFDEFRYGKLVGDALQKYADKEKV